The genomic stretch TACTAAGTGAAGAGGAGTCAACTTGGAAAGGTGTGGTGGAGGCAAGATATGGATTACCTTACAATAGGATTGTATTCAAAAGGAAGGAAGGGAGGCAGGCGATGAAGTCTCTTTGGTGGAGAGACTTAATGAAAATAGGAGATGATATGCAGGAGGGTGGTTTTATGCAAATTATAACTTCAAAACTAGGAAATGGAAGTAAGATATCTTTTTGGAAAAGTAGGTGGTTAGGCAATTTGCCTCTGTGCAGAATTTTTTCGGTTCTTTTTCAGGCTGGTGCGAATGAAAATTGCAGCATTCAAGAATGTATTATTTGGGAAGGAGACAACTCGCGGTGGAATTTGGAATTGGAGGAGGCAGCTTTGAACCAAGAAGCTCGAGATGAATTGACGGAGCTGCAACAAATCCTGGCATAAGTGGTTCCAAATAGAGATGCAAGGGATGCTTTTATGTGGCCGTTGGATGGTTCGGGAGAGTTCACGGTTCGGGCATATTACAGAAAGCTAATCAAGGAATCCTTAGTGGATGAAGACTCATGTATCATTAAAGAAGCTTTGCATGTAGTGTGGAATTCATGGATGCCGTCGAAGGTGAAAATATTTGCGTGGAGACTTTTAAAGGACAGACTTGCTACAAGAGTTCAACTTGTTAAAAGGAACATTCTGGAGGATAACAACACATCACACTGCGCATTCGGGTGTCTGATACAAGAGGATACTAATCATTTGTTCCTCAATTGTATCATTGCTAAAGGCGTGTGGTTAAAAATATGTGCATGGCTGGGGATTACGCAGTCGGGAGAGCATCAGTGCTGTAATCATTTCTTACAAATGGTGGAGATATTAAagagaaagtgttcaacaaggaGAGTGGGAGTGGTATGGGCTGCAACATGCTGGAGCATTTGGAAACACCGGAATGATAAAATATTTAACAACGGGGTGTCCGATATTGATGAAATTGTACATAAAGTCAAGATGTTCTCTTGGTGGTGGCTAGCCATTGGCAACAAACAGAAAGTTTCATGTAATTTCTATGAGTGGAATCACTCGCCTCTGCAGTATATGTAATTGTGTAGATGGTTATTGTTGTTTGTTGTAGATAGGTTGTTTAGaattgcaagataagaaaggtGTAACAGATTGTTTTGTACTGAGTTGCtgagaagctgtgaatgtttt from Vicia villosa cultivar HV-30 ecotype Madison, WI linkage group LG4, Vvil1.0, whole genome shotgun sequence encodes the following:
- the LOC131598612 gene encoding uncharacterized protein LOC131598612 yields the protein MWPLDGSGEFTVRAYYRKLIKESLVDEDSCIIKEALHVVWNSWMPSKVKIFAWRLLKDRLATRVQLVKRNILEDNNTSHCAFGCLIQEDTNHLFLNCIIAKGVWLKICAWLGITQSGEHQCCNHFLQMVEILKRKCSTRRVGVVWAATCWSIWKHRNDKIFNNGVSDIDEIVHKVKMFSWWWLAIGNKQKVSCNFYEWNHSPLQYM